TATGTGCATAGCTTTTACGCAGAATTGAGTGACTTTACCATCGCTCAGACACATTATATTCATGATTTCTCCGGTATTCTCCATCGGGATAATTATTATGCTATTCAGGCTCACCCAGAGAAGAGTGGTTTAGTAGGAGAGAAGTTATTGGAGAATTTTATTTCTCTTTAAAAGTATAGTAAAAACACTTCGACTTCGCTCAGTGTGACAAAAACCTTTGTCAGGTCGAGCGGAGTCGAGACCATATTGAACTAACTCAAACCTTAAGTTATTGATTCTTGATTCTTGAATCTTGCTTCTAAAATCTCAAAAGATGCAAATAATCCCAGCAATAGACCTCATCGGAGGAAAATGTGTCCGACTTAGTCAGGGCGATTACAGCAGCAAAAAAGAATACCACGATGACCCGTTGGAAATGGCCAAGCGCTTTGAAGGTGCCGGAATACAACGCCTACATTTGGTGGATCTTGATGGAGCCAAAGCTAAGAAAATCGTGAATGGCGAAGTGTTGCAGCGAATTAGTGCAGGAACGAACTTAAAAGTTGATTTTGGTGGAGGAATTCAGGCGGATGAAGAGATAGAAAAAGCTTTTGAATTAGGAGCTAAACAAGTGACTGGGGGAAGTATTGCGGTGAAAAATGCCAGTTTGTTTAAATCTTGGATAAAAACTTACGGCTCAGAAAAGATCATTCTAGGAGCTGATGCAAAAAATAGAAAAATTGCTGTTGGGGGTTGGGAAGAAACTACCTCGGTGGATTTAATTCCATTTATCAAGGATTATGTGGCACTGGGAATCAGTTATG
Above is a window of Algoriphagus machipongonensis DNA encoding:
- the hisA gene encoding 1-(5-phosphoribosyl)-5-[(5-phosphoribosylamino)methylideneamino]imidazole-4-carboxamide isomerase, with the protein product MQIIPAIDLIGGKCVRLSQGDYSSKKEYHDDPLEMAKRFEGAGIQRLHLVDLDGAKAKKIVNGEVLQRISAGTNLKVDFGGGIQADEEIEKAFELGAKQVTGGSIAVKNASLFKSWIKTYGSEKIILGADAKNRKIAVGGWEETTSVDLIPFIKDYVALGISYVICTDVAKDGLLQGPSADLYKEILEEIPNVKLIASGGVSSVKDLEELEKIGVFGTIVGKAYYEGRVTLEELAAFI